A region from the Rhodothermales bacterium genome encodes:
- a CDS encoding DinB family protein, whose amino-acid sequence MSHLLIPKPKPGEFAPYYATYIDAVREGDLLKLLEEQGAEMADLLGAFGEARGTYRYAPNKWSVKEVLGHITDTERVFAYRALRFARADSTPVPGFEQDAYVAAAGFDRRTLDDLAEEFFDVRKATIKLFAGLDALALKRAGVASGFPMTVRAAAWIIAGHEQHHARILRERYLTDPPARS is encoded by the coding sequence ATGTCTCACCTCCTGATTCCGAAACCCAAACCCGGCGAGTTCGCTCCCTACTACGCGACCTACATCGATGCCGTGCGAGAAGGCGACCTCCTGAAGCTCCTCGAAGAGCAGGGGGCGGAGATGGCCGACCTGCTCGGCGCGTTCGGCGAGGCGCGGGGGACCTATCGCTACGCGCCCAACAAGTGGAGCGTGAAGGAGGTGCTCGGCCACATCACGGACACGGAGCGCGTGTTCGCCTACCGCGCCCTCCGCTTCGCCCGGGCCGATTCCACTCCGGTCCCCGGTTTCGAGCAAGACGCTTACGTGGCCGCGGCCGGGTTCGACCGACGGACGCTGGACGACCTGGCCGAGGAGTTCTTCGACGTCCGGAAAGCCACGATCAAACTGTTCGCCGGTCTCGATGCCCTTGCGCTGAAGCGAGCGGGCGTCGCCAGCGGTTTTCCGATGACGGTCCGCGCCGCGGCGTGGATCATCGCCGGGCACGAGCAGCACCACGCCCGCATCCTGCGCGAGCGCTACCTCACGGACCCGCCAGCGAGGAGCTAG
- a CDS encoding ATP-binding protein yields the protein MPGPEAVPRSPAVAGADTEAQAAFDRILLRAERTRAGLVAAFFGTLTVALVLRVAIEAVRGAPEAMGLGVAIVVFLGGVTGLELLLRRDAATRLREDRPPSDLVAYAFTVVEIGAYTVGNMMLGIAGDAVIVVIVALVALSAFRLIPSATFLAGVTAAVAYLVLVWAVRSETASDPGVERFVWTAALIVASGGALDVMAGAVRRAALRLATEAVRRQQLQADLLESVEATQERTGRALHDGVGSHLTGLSFYTRGLVRRLERGEPVTAAEMEEAAAMVDDAVRQVRQLSRGLSPSEIEPGTLALALADLAASASRATGLPVTLNAADGLPALAPGVEAHLYRIVQEAVVNALKHADPSYVAISLEDDDGLALTIEDDGAGLPPPTERVDGVGLRSMRHRADLAGGHIDVGAGGEGGTIVRVVVPS from the coding sequence ATGCCCGGTCCCGAAGCCGTCCCACGCTCTCCTGCCGTTGCGGGAGCGGATACGGAAGCCCAGGCGGCGTTCGACCGCATCCTGCTCCGGGCCGAGCGGACGCGGGCCGGCCTCGTCGCCGCGTTCTTCGGCACGCTCACGGTCGCGCTCGTCCTCCGCGTCGCCATTGAGGCCGTGAGGGGAGCACCGGAGGCGATGGGGTTGGGTGTCGCCATCGTGGTCTTCCTCGGAGGCGTGACGGGCCTGGAGCTCCTCCTCCGCCGCGACGCGGCCACGCGCCTCCGCGAAGACCGACCGCCCTCCGACCTCGTCGCCTATGCGTTCACCGTCGTCGAGATCGGAGCGTATACGGTCGGGAACATGATGCTGGGGATCGCGGGCGACGCCGTGATCGTGGTCATCGTCGCGCTCGTGGCGCTCTCGGCGTTCCGCCTCATCCCGAGCGCCACGTTCCTCGCGGGGGTGACGGCGGCGGTAGCCTACCTCGTCCTCGTCTGGGCCGTCCGGTCCGAAACCGCTTCGGACCCGGGCGTCGAACGCTTCGTGTGGACGGCGGCGCTCATCGTGGCTTCGGGCGGCGCGCTCGACGTCATGGCGGGGGCCGTGCGCCGGGCCGCGCTCCGCCTCGCCACCGAAGCCGTCCGGCGGCAGCAGCTTCAAGCCGACCTCCTCGAATCGGTCGAGGCCACGCAAGAACGGACCGGGCGGGCACTCCACGACGGTGTGGGCTCCCACCTGACGGGCCTCTCGTTCTACACGCGGGGCCTAGTGCGGCGGCTAGAGCGCGGCGAGCCTGTGACAGCGGCCGAAATGGAAGAGGCCGCGGCGATGGTGGACGACGCCGTTCGCCAGGTACGGCAGCTCTCCCGTGGGCTGTCACCGTCGGAGATCGAACCGGGCACCCTCGCGCTCGCGCTCGCCGACCTCGCCGCAAGTGCGAGCCGGGCCACCGGGCTCCCCGTTACGCTCAATGCCGCTGACGGCCTTCCGGCGCTCGCACCCGGCGTCGAGGCCCACCTCTACCGGATCGTGCAGGAGGCAGTCGTGAACGCACTCAAGCACGCCGACCCCTCGTACGTCGCCATCTCACTCGAAGATGACGATGGTCTCGCTCTGACCATCGAGGATGATGGCGCGGGACTGCCCCCGCCCACGGAGCGAGTCGACGGCGTGGGGCTCCGGTCGATGCGCCATCGGGCCGACCTCGCAGGCGGGCACATTGACGTAGGTGCGGGCGGCGAGGGTGGAACTATCGTCCGGGTCGTAGTCCCAAGCTGA
- a CDS encoding response regulator transcription factor — MNHRIFVVDDHYVTRKGYGFLIGEEPGLELCGEAESAEDALAHLPDACDLVVSDVSMDGMSGVEFVKHLQAARPELPVLVVSMHDEALYAERVLKAGARGYLMKSEAGTEIIDAIRRVLRGGTYVSPSMSEAIVRQFSGGVSATPSSGVEALSDRELEALELLGRGLKTAEIAEAMVVSPNTVESYRARIKKKLGLASGGDLTRYAIRHAQERGLL; from the coding sequence ATGAACCACCGCATCTTCGTCGTCGACGACCACTACGTCACGCGGAAGGGCTACGGCTTTCTGATCGGGGAGGAACCCGGCCTCGAGCTCTGCGGCGAGGCGGAGTCCGCCGAGGACGCCCTCGCCCACCTCCCCGACGCCTGCGACCTCGTCGTGAGCGACGTGTCGATGGACGGGATGAGCGGGGTCGAGTTCGTCAAGCACCTCCAGGCCGCCCGGCCGGAACTCCCCGTCCTCGTTGTCTCGATGCACGACGAGGCGCTCTACGCCGAGCGTGTGCTTAAGGCCGGCGCGCGGGGCTACCTGATGAAGAGCGAGGCCGGGACCGAGATCATCGACGCCATCCGCCGCGTGCTCCGGGGCGGGACCTACGTCAGCCCGTCGATGTCCGAGGCCATCGTCCGGCAGTTCTCCGGCGGGGTCTCGGCCACGCCGTCCTCGGGCGTCGAGGCGCTGAGCGACCGCGAGCTCGAAGCCCTGGAGCTCCTCGGGCGCGGTTTGAAGACGGCTGAGATCGCCGAGGCGATGGTGGTCAGCCCGAACACGGTCGAGAGCTACCGGGCGCGGATCAAGAAGAAGCTCGGGCTGGCGAGCGGCGGCGACCTCACGCGCTACGCGATCCGCCACGCCCAGGAGCGGGGCCTCCTTTAG
- a CDS encoding HTH domain-containing protein, protein MPSSSPVTPISSNTRCGTTSEERAHHLIEWLRSGEKLTSATAAEVFGVSRRTITRDIAYLRNALSLDIEFDASLNSYVLASEHTALPFLAFPSLAPILLNAETEPGLGGADPSKQIHVRYSAVAIQAFLARGGNLTNGTANADGTLDAYFPPYKLDEFMSYVLSRGHHIEVLEPFDFRHRVHMEIRRMLSIYEGKDGRCA, encoded by the coding sequence ATGCCTTCCTCAAGTCCAGTTACCCCGATCTCTTCCAACACCCGCTGCGGAACCACTTCAGAAGAACGTGCCCATCACCTGATCGAGTGGCTCCGCTCCGGGGAGAAGCTGACCTCGGCTACGGCCGCCGAAGTCTTCGGTGTCTCCCGACGCACCATCACGCGCGACATCGCCTACCTCCGCAACGCGCTCTCGCTCGACATCGAGTTCGATGCTTCTCTGAATTCCTATGTGTTGGCGTCGGAGCACACGGCCCTCCCCTTCCTCGCCTTCCCCAGCCTCGCCCCCATCCTCCTCAACGCGGAAACGGAGCCCGGGCTCGGCGGGGCCGATCCGAGTAAGCAGATCCACGTGCGCTACTCCGCAGTCGCTATCCAAGCGTTTCTCGCGCGTGGCGGCAACCTCACCAACGGAACCGCGAACGCAGATGGAACACTCGACGCCTACTTCCCCCCGTACAAGCTCGACGAGTTCATGAGCTACGTGCTGTCTCGCGGGCACCACATCGAAGTGCTTGAGCCGTTCGACTTTCGCCACCGCGTCCACATGGAGATCCGTCGAATGCTGTCGATCTATGAGGGAAAGGACGGTCGGTGCGCTTGA
- a CDS encoding TolC family protein, whose translation MRRLFPLFPALVVLAAFATSATAQDIVPPRPVGAPLALSLDEAVLMAVERSEEVGLARSQVDLAAAQTRQAYSALFPQISANLNYTRAIQSSTEIGGDDTVVDPALIFDPDPTAPLEDRVTYLEDNAGNAALGAIGGLFSGLPFGQKNTYAATISLGQTIYSPQLGAGIQIAKHFREAAGYNLTEELADIRLQVQQAYIQALVAQELVVISQAAIVQAQSFLDTEQLRLTAGTNSELEVLRAQVELENLRPQLVQAQNAAELAVLDLKRLTNLPYGQPVALTTPLTLPAPDELENVALDAEALVSGRAAILAAEEQVAIAEQQVRLKRAAYLPSVSFQANYGRQLFTEEIFDFGGEWRPDFTVGVGVSVPIFNGFRRSAEVQQARVELSQAEFQTAQLREAVQLQAEQALGEKRRARALIAARQQTIEQAGRVYRLTGLQYDEGLSTPLEVSDARLSLLQARTNLVQALADFYNADANLLRAGTSTGTGGTLALPDGQLIPELPPLDTTRPTTTDTAPTPNVPTPDVP comes from the coding sequence ATGCGCCGACTCTTTCCTCTCTTTCCCGCCCTCGTCGTGCTCGCGGCGTTCGCTACGAGCGCCACGGCCCAGGACATCGTGCCGCCCCGGCCGGTGGGTGCCCCCCTCGCCCTCAGCCTCGACGAGGCCGTCCTCATGGCGGTCGAGCGCAGCGAGGAGGTCGGCCTCGCCCGCTCGCAGGTGGACCTCGCGGCGGCCCAGACCCGGCAGGCGTACTCCGCGCTCTTCCCGCAGATCAGCGCCAACCTCAACTACACCCGCGCGATCCAGTCCTCGACCGAGATCGGCGGCGACGACACGGTCGTGGATCCGGCGCTGATCTTCGACCCCGACCCCACGGCTCCCCTCGAAGACCGGGTGACGTACCTCGAGGACAACGCGGGCAACGCGGCGCTCGGGGCGATTGGCGGCCTGTTCAGCGGGCTCCCCTTTGGCCAGAAGAACACCTACGCCGCCACGATCAGCCTCGGCCAGACGATCTACTCACCGCAGCTCGGCGCGGGCATCCAGATCGCTAAGCACTTCCGCGAGGCGGCGGGGTACAACCTCACCGAGGAGCTGGCCGACATCCGCCTCCAGGTGCAGCAGGCCTACATCCAGGCCCTCGTCGCGCAGGAACTCGTCGTCATCTCGCAGGCGGCGATCGTCCAGGCACAGAGCTTCCTCGATACCGAGCAGCTCCGGCTCACGGCCGGGACGAACTCCGAGCTCGAAGTGCTCCGCGCCCAGGTGGAGCTGGAGAACCTCCGGCCCCAACTCGTGCAGGCGCAGAACGCCGCCGAGCTCGCCGTGCTCGACCTCAAGCGGCTCACGAACCTCCCTTACGGCCAGCCCGTCGCGCTCACGACGCCGCTGACGCTCCCGGCCCCGGACGAACTGGAGAACGTCGCGCTCGACGCCGAAGCCCTCGTCTCGGGCCGGGCGGCGATCCTCGCAGCCGAGGAGCAGGTGGCCATCGCCGAGCAGCAGGTCCGCCTCAAGCGCGCCGCCTACCTCCCGAGCGTCTCGTTCCAGGCCAACTACGGCCGGCAGCTCTTCACCGAGGAGATCTTCGACTTCGGGGGCGAGTGGCGGCCGGACTTCACCGTCGGCGTCGGCGTCTCGGTTCCGATCTTCAACGGTTTCCGGCGCTCGGCCGAGGTGCAGCAGGCGCGCGTGGAACTGAGCCAGGCCGAGTTCCAGACCGCCCAGCTCCGCGAAGCCGTCCAGCTCCAGGCCGAGCAGGCGCTCGGCGAGAAGCGCCGCGCCCGCGCCCTCATCGCCGCCCGCCAGCAGACCATCGAGCAGGCCGGCCGGGTCTACCGCCTCACCGGGCTCCAGTACGACGAGGGCCTCTCGACGCCGCTCGAAGTCTCCGACGCCCGGCTCTCGCTCCTCCAGGCCCGCACGAACCTCGTCCAGGCCCTGGCCGACTTCTACAACGCCGACGCCAACCTCCTCCGCGCCGGCACCTCCACCGGCACCGGCGGCACGCTCGCCCTCCCCGACGGCCAGCTCATCCCCGAGCTCCCGCCGCTCGACACGACCCGCCCCACTACCACGGACACTGCGCCAACGCCCAACGTCCCGACGCCCGATGTGCCCTGA
- a CDS encoding Ig-like domain-containing protein, with product MNRPLLAACVLTLVCVVAFAACKASREAGDGDFGVEDVALDVETDGQAFVPTLDGPLRVMSATPYGPMQAMGPDHPVTVTFSRPMVPLGDAPEIEPNTITLDPAVAGTLAWEGTQTLVFTPSAPLPPATAFRARLASVESLDGERSEPFEWRFETPRPHLVTSTPTRGEPYAEPSAPLRLEFNQPIAADRAARFVTLTRKDSDPVEVRVAADGDSMLVVRPARALAGGTAYTLRLLPGLPSAVGPLGMADTTTVAFTTYGPLRLVSVDQNRSYYDDRPGFDPRRGVRLTFSTPVRFGDLRRAVALDPSAALPPGIEARDAAVRAEHTLPFELAPETRYALTVRGLRDVFGQTLATAQQTFTTRAYEPSLSVPGGILVLEADGTPGLPLHVTNVETVRVGRQRLRADEIVPILRAYDREHWYGELDEGAAEPEPVAATEAFRPGLARNTPGVVALPLDSVLTGGTGVVGLRVLGPTVRNEAQDHRAIAQVTRLGITAKFSPHQNLFLVTELTTAEPVAGARVTVRDAENGVRWQGTTDASGQAQSPGWAGLGMEKPNPWNDPQQYVFVERGGDLAFTASMYQDGLEPYRFDVPFDWNTEARAEAGSVFSDRGLYRAGETVFLKAILRSKTDGDWRAIRDSVRVLVRSPRDETVLDRRLRPSDLGTFDLDWTAPGTAAQGVYSVRVAYAADTAAANREPWERGDIAEGTFRVEAFRRAGFEVTARAAAPAYVVGDFFEGTVEGRYLFGSPMGGQPAQVVLSASPTTFAPPGFDAFRFGAIERNYGYDEFARRDTVLAADGTVDVRLPLTGNETGSPRELRWEGTVTDPARQTQSGRTTVPLHPGLFYVGLRPRTTFLDLSERDVMQLDVVTVDPAGRPVGGKEVTVELIRRQWNSVREVGADGRLRWRSETVEEPMGEQTVTPKAGRLARISMPVTEGGSYLVRATARDVRGNAIHTEAYFYATGSGYVAWERADDDRIDLVPDHTTYAPGETAKVMVQSPYESATALVTVEREGIISSRVVTLEGSAPQVEIPLTEAHLPNVFVSVVLLHGRSAPPSATADAGAPSFKIGYAELRVDPGVRHLQVDVEPDAVQYRPGDEVTVDLRLRGADGRGIAGEIAFSAADAGVLNLIGYALPDPFETFYGPRPLGVTTSETLSNLVRQRNFGQKEEDAGGGGGDASDLLRKDFRPLAHWAPAVRTDARGRARVTFRLPESLTTFRLMATALSADHRFGAAHTDIVVTQPLVLQAALPRFARLKDRFEAGVLVTNRTDAAGEATVTAEAEGLALRGDASKQIRLDAGETREVRFAWTAERTGDAALTFTARLGNERDAFATTLPVALPTTKEVSATFASTDGAAQEALRLPADRVPGLGGLRITLASTALAGLDGAARYLFDYPYGCLEQRTSRVRPLLLGDELLDTFDLDALDGDRQQVVTAWLGSLDEYWAGDGFGLWAGDRHANPYLTGYVVLALAEAKAAGFPIPLGITRDAVAALERSVRNRSERPDYYDAAVWADTRALMLYALARHGRVLAAEVDQLAARPDQLSAEGQSLLLRTVVLGGTPLRSYRAALLERLRSRIRVESTTAYLDMPEGGAWGWIFASDTRATAYGLAALVEADPSADTQQLGQRMIRYLMQSRDGGHWASTQDNAAVVDAFRAFFDAFEQTAPDFTAEVQVAGRRVLREAFAGRSLDVADAEVPVGQLPAEAPVTIRKTGPGQAYYALTLETYSTGPQESRSRGLAVERRLQRLDERGQPAGAATATGGTVTLDAGEQVLVTLRLTSPTARSYIVLDDALPAGLEALNADFVTTSDDAREQTGSSTWWGSFNHTEFRDDRVVLFADYLRAGEHTYTYVARATTPGTFVHPPASAEAMYQPETNGRTASGTLVVSAPSP from the coding sequence ATGAACCGACCTCTCCTCGCCGCGTGCGTGTTGACCCTCGTCTGCGTCGTCGCGTTCGCCGCGTGCAAAGCGTCCCGCGAGGCGGGAGACGGGGATTTCGGCGTCGAGGACGTCGCGCTCGATGTGGAGACGGACGGGCAGGCATTCGTTCCGACGCTCGACGGGCCGCTCCGCGTGATGAGCGCGACGCCCTACGGGCCGATGCAGGCGATGGGGCCGGATCATCCCGTCACCGTGACGTTCAGCCGACCGATGGTGCCGCTCGGCGACGCGCCGGAGATCGAGCCGAACACGATCACACTCGACCCGGCCGTGGCGGGGACGCTCGCGTGGGAGGGCACGCAGACGCTCGTGTTCACGCCGAGCGCGCCCCTCCCGCCCGCCACCGCATTCCGCGCCCGACTCGCTTCGGTCGAGAGCCTCGACGGCGAGCGATCGGAGCCGTTCGAGTGGCGCTTCGAGACGCCGCGCCCTCACCTCGTAACCTCGACGCCGACGCGCGGCGAGCCCTACGCCGAGCCCTCGGCCCCGCTCCGGCTCGAATTCAATCAACCCATCGCGGCCGACCGCGCGGCCCGGTTCGTGACGCTGACGCGGAAGGACAGCGACCCCGTCGAGGTCCGCGTCGCGGCGGACGGCGATAGCATGCTCGTCGTCCGGCCGGCGCGGGCGCTCGCGGGCGGGACGGCGTACACGCTCCGCCTCCTCCCCGGCCTCCCCTCCGCCGTCGGCCCGCTCGGCATGGCGGACACGACGACGGTCGCGTTCACGACGTACGGCCCGCTCCGGCTGGTCTCCGTCGATCAGAACCGGTCGTATTACGACGATCGGCCCGGCTTCGACCCGCGCCGGGGCGTCCGGCTGACGTTCTCGACGCCGGTCCGATTTGGCGACCTCCGCCGCGCCGTCGCGCTCGACCCGAGCGCCGCGCTGCCGCCCGGCATCGAAGCACGCGACGCGGCTGTCAGAGCCGAGCACACGCTACCGTTCGAGCTCGCGCCGGAGACGCGCTACGCCCTCACCGTGCGCGGCCTCCGCGACGTATTCGGGCAGACGCTCGCCACCGCGCAGCAGACGTTCACGACGCGGGCCTACGAGCCCTCGCTGTCCGTGCCGGGCGGGATTCTCGTGCTCGAAGCGGACGGGACGCCGGGCCTGCCGCTCCACGTCACGAACGTCGAAACCGTGCGCGTCGGGCGGCAGCGGCTGCGGGCGGACGAGATCGTGCCCATCCTCCGCGCCTACGACCGGGAGCACTGGTACGGCGAGCTCGACGAGGGCGCGGCCGAGCCGGAGCCCGTCGCCGCGACCGAGGCGTTTCGGCCGGGGCTCGCGCGCAACACGCCCGGTGTCGTCGCCCTCCCCCTCGACTCGGTGCTGACGGGCGGAACGGGCGTCGTCGGCCTCCGCGTGCTCGGGCCGACGGTGCGGAACGAAGCGCAGGATCATCGCGCGATTGCCCAAGTGACACGGCTCGGGATCACGGCCAAGTTCAGCCCGCACCAGAACCTCTTCCTCGTCACCGAACTCACGACGGCCGAGCCGGTGGCGGGCGCGCGCGTGACCGTCCGCGACGCGGAGAACGGCGTCCGCTGGCAGGGCACGACGGACGCGAGCGGGCAGGCACAATCGCCGGGCTGGGCCGGACTCGGGATGGAGAAGCCGAACCCGTGGAACGACCCGCAGCAGTACGTCTTCGTCGAGCGCGGCGGCGACCTCGCGTTCACGGCGTCGATGTATCAGGACGGGCTGGAGCCGTACCGCTTCGACGTGCCGTTCGACTGGAACACCGAGGCCCGCGCCGAGGCCGGGAGCGTGTTCTCCGACCGCGGACTGTACCGCGCCGGCGAGACGGTCTTCCTAAAAGCGATCCTCCGCTCCAAAACCGACGGCGACTGGCGCGCAATCCGCGACAGCGTCCGCGTCCTCGTCCGCAGCCCGCGCGACGAGACCGTGCTCGACCGCCGCCTCCGCCCCTCAGATCTCGGCACGTTCGATCTGGACTGGACCGCGCCTGGAACGGCGGCGCAGGGCGTCTATTCGGTCCGCGTCGCCTACGCCGCTGACACCGCCGCTGCGAACCGCGAGCCGTGGGAGCGCGGCGACATCGCCGAGGGCACGTTCCGCGTCGAGGCGTTCCGCCGCGCCGGGTTCGAGGTCACGGCGCGGGCGGCGGCTCCGGCCTACGTCGTCGGCGACTTCTTCGAGGGGACCGTCGAGGGCCGCTATCTCTTCGGCTCGCCGATGGGCGGGCAGCCGGCACAAGTTGTCCTCTCTGCCTCGCCCACGACGTTCGCCCCGCCCGGCTTCGACGCCTTCCGGTTCGGCGCGATCGAACGGAATTACGGGTACGACGAGTTCGCCCGACGCGACACCGTGCTCGCCGCCGACGGGACGGTGGATGTACGGCTGCCGCTCACCGGCAACGAGACCGGCTCGCCGCGCGAGCTTCGGTGGGAAGGCACCGTCACCGATCCGGCGCGGCAAACGCAATCGGGCCGGACGACGGTCCCGCTTCACCCCGGCCTGTTCTACGTCGGCCTCCGCCCGCGCACGACCTTCCTCGACCTCAGCGAGCGCGACGTGATGCAACTCGACGTCGTGACGGTCGACCCGGCGGGGCGGCCCGTCGGCGGGAAGGAAGTGACGGTCGAGCTGATCCGGCGGCAGTGGAACAGCGTGCGCGAGGTCGGCGCGGACGGGCGGCTGCGGTGGCGGAGCGAGACGGTCGAGGAGCCCATGGGCGAGCAGACGGTCACGCCCAAGGCGGGGCGGCTCGCGCGGATTTCGATGCCCGTCACGGAGGGCGGCTCGTACCTCGTCCGCGCCACGGCCCGCGACGTGCGCGGCAACGCGATCCACACTGAGGCCTATTTCTACGCGACGGGCTCGGGCTATGTCGCGTGGGAGCGCGCCGACGACGACCGGATCGACCTCGTCCCGGACCACACGACGTACGCGCCCGGCGAGACGGCAAAGGTGATGGTGCAGTCGCCGTACGAGTCCGCGACGGCCCTCGTGACGGTCGAGCGCGAGGGGATCATTTCGAGCCGCGTCGTGACGCTCGAAGGGAGCGCCCCGCAGGTCGAGATCCCGCTGACGGAGGCGCACCTGCCGAACGTGTTCGTCAGCGTTGTGCTGCTCCACGGCCGCTCGGCGCCGCCGTCCGCGACGGCCGACGCGGGCGCGCCGTCGTTCAAAATCGGCTACGCCGAGCTGCGTGTCGACCCCGGCGTGCGGCACTTGCAGGTCGACGTCGAGCCCGACGCCGTGCAGTACCGGCCGGGCGACGAGGTGACGGTCGACCTCCGGCTGCGCGGTGCGGACGGGCGCGGCATCGCGGGCGAGATCGCCTTCTCGGCGGCCGACGCGGGCGTGCTCAACCTGATCGGTTATGCCCTTCCCGACCCGTTCGAGACGTTTTACGGCCCGCGCCCGCTCGGCGTGACCACGAGCGAAACGTTGTCGAACCTCGTCCGGCAGCGCAACTTCGGGCAGAAAGAGGAGGACGCAGGCGGCGGCGGCGGCGACGCGTCCGACCTCCTCCGCAAAGACTTCCGCCCGCTCGCCCACTGGGCGCCCGCCGTCCGCACGGATGCGCGGGGCCGCGCGCGTGTTACGTTCCGCCTGCCCGAGAGCCTCACCACGTTCCGACTGATGGCGACGGCACTCAGCGCCGACCACCGCTTCGGCGCGGCGCACACCGACATCGTCGTCACGCAGCCGCTCGTGCTGCAAGCCGCCCTCCCCCGCTTCGCACGGCTGAAGGATCGGTTCGAGGCCGGCGTGCTCGTCACGAACCGAACGGACGCGGCGGGCGAGGCCACCGTCACGGCCGAGGCTGAAGGGCTCGCCTTGCGCGGCGACGCATCGAAACAGATCCGGCTCGACGCGGGAGAGACGCGCGAAGTCCGCTTCGCGTGGACCGCCGAGCGGACGGGCGATGCCGCGCTGACGTTCACGGCGCGGCTCGGGAATGAGCGCGACGCCTTCGCCACCACGCTGCCCGTCGCCCTCCCTACGACGAAGGAGGTGAGCGCGACGTTCGCCTCGACGGACGGCGCGGCGCAGGAGGCCCTGCGGTTGCCGGCCGACCGCGTGCCCGGCCTCGGCGGCCTCCGCATCACGCTCGCCTCGACGGCGCTCGCCGGGCTCGACGGCGCGGCCCGCTACCTCTTCGACTACCCCTACGGCTGCCTCGAACAGCGAACCTCCCGCGTCCGCCCCCTCCTCCTCGGCGACGAACTGCTCGACACCTTCGACCTCGACGCGCTCGACGGCGACCGGCAGCAGGTCGTGACGGCGTGGCTCGGCAGCCTCGACGAATACTGGGCCGGCGACGGCTTCGGGCTGTGGGCGGGCGACCGGCACGCGAACCCGTACCTCACCGGCTACGTCGTGCTCGCCCTCGCCGAAGCGAAGGCGGCGGGCTTCCCGATCCCTCTCGGCATCACGCGCGACGCCGTCGCCGCGCTCGAACGAAGCGTGCGGAATCGGAGCGAGCGCCCGGATTACTACGACGCCGCCGTGTGGGCCGACACGCGGGCGCTGATGCTCTACGCGCTTGCCCGCCACGGCCGCGTGCTCGCGGCGGAGGTCGATCAGCTCGCCGCGCGGCCGGATCAGCTTTCGGCCGAGGGACAGAGCCTGCTGCTGCGGACCGTCGTGCTCGGCGGCACGCCGCTGCGGTCGTACCGCGCGGCGCTCCTCGAACGGCTCCGCAGCCGCATCCGCGTCGAGTCCACGACGGCGTACCTCGACATGCCCGAAGGCGGCGCGTGGGGCTGGATCTTCGCCTCCGATACGCGGGCGACGGCGTACGGCCTCGCCGCGCTCGTCGAGGCCGACCCGTCGGCGGACACGCAGCAACTCGGGCAGCGGATGATCCGCTACCTGATGCAGTCGCGCGACGGCGGGCACTGGGCCTCGACGCAGGACAACGCCGCCGTCGTGGACGCCTTCCGCGCGTTCTTCGACGCCTTCGAGCAGACGGCGCCCGACTTCACCGCGGAGGTGCAGGTCGCCGGGCGGCGCGTGCTCCGCGAGGCGTTCGCCGGACGGAGCCTCGACGTCGCCGACGCCGAGGTGCCCGTCGGGCAGCTTCCCGCCGAAGCGCCCGTCACGATCCGCAAAACCGGGCCGGGGCAGGCGTACTACGCGCTCACGCTCGAAACCTATTCCACGGGCCCGCAGGAGTCGCGCAGCCGCGGCCTCGCCGTCGAACGCCGCCTCCAACGGCTCGACGAGCGCGGGCAGCCCGCCGGGGCAGCGACCGCGACGGGCGGGACCGTCACCCTCGATGCGGGCGAGCAGGTCCTCGTCACGCTCCGCCTCACGAGCCCGACGGCCCGCAGCTACATCGTCCTCGACGACGCGCTCCCGGCCGGCCTCGAAGCCCTCAACGCCGACTTCGTGACGACGTCGGACGACGCCCGCGAGCAGACCGGCTCCTCGACCTGGTGGGGCTCGTTCAACCACACCGAGTTCCGCGACGACCGCGTCGTCCTCTTCGCCGACTACCTGCGGGCGGGCGAGCACACGTACACCTACGTCGCCCGCGCGACGACGCCCGGCACCTTCGTCCACCCGCCGGCCTCGGCCGAGGCGATGTATCAACCGGAGACGAATGGGCGAACCGCCTCCGGCACGCTTGTCGTGAGCGCACCCTCGCCCTAG